From one Mytilus trossulus isolate FHL-02 chromosome 10, PNRI_Mtr1.1.1.hap1, whole genome shotgun sequence genomic stretch:
- the LOC134687977 gene encoding cell death protein 3-like — protein sequence MFNDVTQLTAKAMDLNDEQHEYKIVKTKAKVRCRKTHSLHHLMRIKKSENHIVESKNSQEAYTETSSDCTATDSGIHVNAYETSSRNSSVTAFYNCNVTIESTVENIPGNHCNFTLSKAESFKNEESGNCNLVLCAKIPEEEHILSVESDYGLMLKYEFIRLITFKVVKTPVSALKLAKNGFFYTLNVTRCFSCGVTYEGWELCDNVSDVHSMISPGCKMVLGTEIINKSVNVKTTKEMFRELEISSGLKNNVIHESPMAKYKMTAQPRGIAVIINNELFDGQLEDREGTNKDSEQLAKLLTDLKFKVDSHHNLTAEQMINIARASAQLNHTDYDCFVFCVLTHGANGVLYGKDEISVEIQQIIDFYQSSRCPSLAGKPKMFFIQACQGISSQAGQTLPTDTINIDQDTSRKETIPNEADILVNFSTVTGCVSFRCPQNGTWFINSLVENLRKYSKYRDVITIITKVNEDVGRKSLQEGSKTHKQIPIFKSTLCKHVFLNS from the exons ATGTTCAATGATGTGACCCAACTTACTGCCAAAGCAATGGATTTGAATGATGAACAacatgaatataaaattgttaaaaccaAAGCGAAAGTCAGATGCCGTAAAACTCACAGTTTGCATCATCTTATGCGTATCAAGAAGTCAGAAAATCACATTGTTGAAAGTAAGAATTCTCAAGAAGCATATACAGAAACATCTTCAGACTGTACTGCTACTGATTCAGGTATCCATGTTAATGCATATGAAACATCTAGCAGAAATTCTTCAGTCACTGCATTTTACAACTGTAACGTGACCATCGAATCCACTgtagaaaacatacctgggaaTCACTGTAATTTTACATTATCAAAAGCAGAATcctttaaaaatgaagaaagtGGAAATTGTAATTTAGTGTTGTGTGCCAAAATTCCGGAGGAAGAACATATACTGTCTGTCGAAAGTGATTACGGACTAATGCTGAAATACGAGTTTATACGTTTAATCACATTCAAAGTAGTAAAAACTCCGGTTAGTGCTTTAAAACTTGCAAAAAATGGGTTTTTCTATACGCTAAATGTGACGAGGTGCTTTAGTTGCGGTGTGACCTACGAAGGATGGGAACTCTGTGATAATGTTTCTGATGTTCACAGTATGATATCACCTGGATGCAA aatGGTATTAGGCAcagaaattattaataaaagcGTAAATGTCAAAACTACAAAAGAGATGTTTAGAGAGTTGGAAATAAGTTCAGGATTAA aaaacaatgtCATCCATGAAAGTCCAATGGCAAAATACAAAATGACTGCACAGCCGAGAG GTATTGCAGTCATTATTAACAATGAGTTGTTTGATGGACAATTAGAAGATCGAGAGGGAACAAACAAAGACTCAG aacaacTAGCCAAACTGTTGACAGATCTGAAATTTAAAGTTGATAGTCATCATAACCTTACTGCTGAGCAGATGATAAATATAGCTCGTGCTTCTGCACAACTAAATCACACAGATTAtgactgttttgttttttgtgtactaACGCATGGAGCGAACGGAGTACTGTATGGAAAAGACGAGATTAGTGTGGAAATTCaacaaattattgatttttaccAGAGTAGCCGATGTCCGTCTTTGGCCGGAAAGCCAAAAATGTTCTTCATACAAGCTTGTCAAGGAATTAGTTCTCAAGCAG GACAAACATTACCGACAGATACTATCAATATAGATCAAGACACTAGCCGGAAAGAGACCATTCCAAATGAAGCTGATATACTTGTCAACTTTTCAACCGTTACTGGTTGTGTTTCATTTCGTTGTCCTCAAAATGGAACCTGGTTTATTAATAGTTTGGTTGAGAATCTCAGGAAATATTCCAAATA cCGTGATGTTATAACCATAATAACCAAAGTAAACGAAGATGTTGGGAGGAAATCATTACAAGAAGGCAGCAAAACTCACAAACAGATTCCCATATTCAAGTCCACATTATGTAAACATGTATTTCTGAATAGTTGA